The DNA region TATCTTTATAAACCTGAGCAAATAAATCCCCCTTTGCTTGCCAACTATAGTACTCTTTAACTTTTTGTTGTCCTGCTTGTCCCATTTGTAGACACATTTTTTTGTCTTCAGCAAGCTTAATCATCGCTTTTGCCAGATCACTCACTGCCTGCTCTGGGCTATGTGCTGGAACTTTGATCCCGATCTCTGGCGTGACCAACTCGGATGGCCCACCCAGATCCAGGCAAATGATGGGCCGACCGGATGCCATTGCCTCCAAAGGCACCCATCCGCCGGAATCATGCAGACTCGGATGCACGAGAGCTGTACATTGACCTAACTTGACTAACACTTCCTCACGAGGCAGTAAACCCCAAAATTTCACCCGATCAGCAATCCCCAGATCTAAACTAAGGGCTTGCAATCGCCCTAACTCAGGGCCTTCACCTAAAATCCAGTATTCCGCATCGGGTAGATTGGCTTCTGCAAATGCTTTCAGTCCCAGATACAGCCCTTTCCAATGAAGCAGGCGGGCAATATTGATGAATCGAATGGGGAATCCTGTTGGGAGCGGGCATTGGCTCAGTTGTTCAATTTCTGCTTGCGTCATGCCTGATTCAGACAAGCACTGAACATTTGTTGCACCCAATTTTTCCAGGCGTTGAGCGGTATCTTTGGTTGTTGCATAGATAATCGCACTGCGTTGAGCGGTCAGACGAGTGAACGGGTCTAGTTCGCCGATTGATCGCCATGCCCAGCGTAGCGACTCGTAGAGTTTATTTTTCCAGCTAAAATCAGCCCAGAATGATAATGGAGCCGACTCTCCCCCTCCGACGGGTCCCCAGATAAACGGGATCGGCAGAAGCGATAAGAAACTGGGAGACGAGTATCGTACAAAAGTGACATGATGAACAACATCAAATCCAATCTCGCGGTGCAGTTTGCGCCCGACAAAATATGCCTGGATTTGCCAGAGATAGTAGTGGAGTTGCATGGCACCAGACTGTCCCCAGCGCAGGCTATCTTTCCAGAAGGGAAGGGTGAAGTAGACAAAATGCAAATTAGGAACCGGATTAGCCGCTAACTCGGCTTCAATCGCGTCCTTACTCTCATCCGGTCGGGTCAATACCCAGACTTCATGGTGTCTGGCGACTTCCCGCGCCATGCTCCAGCCAACGCCGCGCTCAGAGCCTTTACCAGGTTCACAGGAATAAGCGGATAGGAGAACCTTCATCGCCAATTTGCCTCGTCTTTAGAAAACTTTTTGCTAGGGTTTAGCGTTTGATCAGGCTGTGCAAGCGATTTTCAAATATGCTTCCCTCACGAACCGCAATATAATCACATGTTTCCCGAAAATTAGTTTTACTATCTAGTGCTCTATGGCGTAAGTTCGTATACGAATCTGCCCTCACCCTAAATCTCTCTCCCAAGTGGGTAGAGGGATCCTGTTTGGGAGAAGGGGCTGGGGGATGAGGGCGGATTGGAATGGTATGTAGACTTCCGCCTTGTTGTACTAGTAGTTCTATCGCTTCTATTCGAAGAAAGCCTTTGTAGATCCTAAAGAGTCGATAATGATAATTGTTGAGGAGTTGAACAACTGGATCAGAGGCATCAAACTCCCCATGTCGCTCGAACACAATGCTCCCAATCTGAGATGCATTCAAGGAATTTTTCATCCCTTCAAGCACCTCAAGTTCATGATCTTCAACATCTATTTTGCAGACGGCGATTTGAGATATATCACTATGCTTTAACCAAGTATCAAAGGTAGTAACGTCAACTTGGATGTTTTCCTGTCGTAAGTTAGTATCGTTGTCTTTTGTGATCCGTGCTAATCCAAAATGTGTTCCTTCCACAGTCATTGGAAGTTGCCCAGAGAAATTTGAAAGGGCTTTTGGAACCAGAGTCACGCAAGAAACGCCGTTTGCCTTCAAATTCTTTGTGAGGCATTCTTGTAAAAAAGGAACTGGTTCAAAACAATAAATACGACCTAGTGAACCCACATACGGCAAAATTTGGAGAGCTGTATCGCCGATATTAGCACCGATGTCGCAGACAACTTCCCCGGGCCGAACAAGACATCTAATTGCAGTAGTGATCCAAGGCTCAAAGTCTCCGAACCAGAATAAATTTTTAACAATGTAGTCTTGTCCGCATGGAAAAGCAACATATTTTATACCATGCTTGGCTTCAAACATACCGAAATCAGTTGGTACATCGGGGAGTCGGTTCAATAGGTTTGCCCGTGGTTGCTGAAAGGGATAATACTTTGTTAACGCACGCAGAGCAGCTAAAATCATAGTTCTCATCTTCTAACAATCCTAATTGGGTACTGTGTTTGCAGATCCTGGTGATATGGAAGATTTCACTTCACAAGTTGTTTCAGACCTATTGTGTTTGATTCTTTCTATCACTTCCAGAAAAGCATTGACTTCGCAATTGAGGTCTTGCCCATAAAAGACTTCCTTAGAGCGTTCGCTGTAACGCTGGCGAGTCTCAGAATCGGCCATTTCTAGCATGGCATCTGCGAGAGCATCAGGATTACCGCCAGGATAGACCAACCCGTTATAACGATGCCGCACGGTATCGCTGTACCCCCAATTTCCACAGCGATCGCTCAAGATAGGAGGCGTTCCAGACACCATCGCCTCTGACACGACAAGGGGATGGGGATCAATCCAGGAGGTGACTACAAACACATCCATTGCCGCATAATAAAGGGGAATTTTGGCTTGGTTGATGAAGCCAAGGTTAATGACCTCTCCGTTTAGTGCCGCAAGGCGAGTGTTAATCTCGGACTCTAAATCACCTCCGCCAATCATGACTCCCCGGATCCGGGGATCGCGCTGATGGGCTTTGACAATCCCTTCGATAAACTCAAAAGGATTTTTGCGATCGATATATTTACCGGCAAACCCATAAATCACGGTATCCGAATCCCAGGAAAGTTTCTGACGAATTTGTAGAATTTCGTCCGGGTTTTGGGCAATCGATTGCTCAAATCGCTCCCCATCTACCGGGTGGCAGCCTCGCACAATCTTCTCGTCTGAAACACCGTAATGACGCAGGTGGATTTCATTATGGTCACCACAGGACAGCCAGTAGTCAGCCAGGTTGAGCATCCAGGGATACAGAATTGACATCGCAATGCGACGCGAGCGACTATAGCGACCATCTGACATGATGGTGGCATCATTCTGCATAATCAGAGGAATGCCACGGAGTTTGCACAGAAGAGCCGTCAACCGATAGGAGTAGTTAACGAAGCTCTGCATAAAAATGGCATCAAAATTCTCTTTCGTCAGCCGACTAACCAAGTCCGGACTAATCACGCTCTTTTTCTGTTGGGATGGCACCTTGCCAGAGAGATCCTTTAAATACTCGTATTCATATCCACTCAACAGATCAACGTCCCAGGGTTGAGAACTGCCGCCCAGATCGCGATCGCCCCCCCCCTGGTTTTCGTCAGAAAGATAAAGCACTTTAAGGGAAAGTCCAGGTTGTTCACTTAGCTTCCGCCAGAGTGGACCATGATGCTGAGTTGGATGAGTAAAGACGACTCCTAACCGAAATGTATCATTCATAATTTGCAGCCATAAACAGTTAATCTTCAAAAATACAACTCATGAAATCACCCAAAACCAGATTCATCGCAAATTTCTGTTCCATTATCTGGCGGCTGCTTTGCTTCATTGACTCAATTAGAGCTTTGTTTTGAACTAATAGACTTAGTTGATCCAGTAATTCTTCTTGAGAATTACAAATATATCCATTGATACCATTTTGAATAATTTCAGAGGCGCCTAAGGCGTTTTTAGTCGTTAGAACTGCCAGCCCAGCGCAGGCTGCTTCTCCAATTACACTTGGATAAGCATCACATTTTGTTGGAAGAACGAAGATATCATGACCTTTAAATAGTTCAATGTGTTCAGTTTGACCATACTGAATATTTGTTCGAATCGTTACATTACTAAAGTTTCCTGGATGCTGCCCCGTAACTATCGTCATCCGCAAATTTGGTCTATGTTGTTTTACAAACCAATTTAGTAGAACATCCCCTCCCTTCCGTTGAAAGTCTCCGCCCACAAATAGAATCTTCACAATGCCGTCATTGCGATCAGAACTGGGAATAAATAGATCGAGATCAACTGAAAATGGCAATCGACCCTTTCTAAGTTTATGGTGAGGGACATCATAATCTCTTGCAATTTCATCTAAGACAGCATCAGTCAGACCAATCACATATTTTTGGGAATTAAGCACCTGTCTATGAATAAAAGTCAACCATGGTGGAGACATAGTCTTACCATCAATAGCTTCATAAAGCTTCCGAGTCCAATCCGTCACTATACAAC from Leptodesmis sichuanensis A121 includes:
- a CDS encoding glycosyltransferase family 4 protein, giving the protein MKVLLSAYSCEPGKGSERGVGWSMAREVARHHEVWVLTRPDESKDAIEAELAANPVPNLHFVYFTLPFWKDSLRWGQSGAMQLHYYLWQIQAYFVGRKLHREIGFDVVHHVTFVRYSSPSFLSLLPIPFIWGPVGGGESAPLSFWADFSWKNKLYESLRWAWRSIGELDPFTRLTAQRSAIIYATTKDTAQRLEKLGATNVQCLSESGMTQAEIEQLSQCPLPTGFPIRFINIARLLHWKGLYLGLKAFAEANLPDAEYWILGEGPELGRLQALSLDLGIADRVKFWGLLPREEVLVKLGQCTALVHPSLHDSGGWVPLEAMASGRPIICLDLGGPSELVTPEIGIKVPAHSPEQAVSDLAKAMIKLAEDKKMCLQMGQAGQQKVKEYYSWQAKGDLFAQVYKDITTENGQELTHEFS
- a CDS encoding FkbM family methyltransferase is translated as MILAALRALTKYYPFQQPRANLLNRLPDVPTDFGMFEAKHGIKYVAFPCGQDYIVKNLFWFGDFEPWITTAIRCLVRPGEVVCDIGANIGDTALQILPYVGSLGRIYCFEPVPFLQECLTKNLKANGVSCVTLVPKALSNFSGQLPMTVEGTHFGLARITKDNDTNLRQENIQVDVTTFDTWLKHSDISQIAVCKIDVEDHELEVLEGMKNSLNASQIGSIVFERHGEFDASDPVVQLLNNYHYRLFRIYKGFLRIEAIELLVQQGGSLHTIPIRPHPPAPSPKQDPSTHLGERFRVRADSYTNLRHRALDSKTNFRETCDYIAVREGSIFENRLHSLIKR
- a CDS encoding glycosyltransferase family 4 protein yields the protein MNDTFRLGVVFTHPTQHHGPLWRKLSEQPGLSLKVLYLSDENQGGGDRDLGGSSQPWDVDLLSGYEYEYLKDLSGKVPSQQKKSVISPDLVSRLTKENFDAIFMQSFVNYSYRLTALLCKLRGIPLIMQNDATIMSDGRYSRSRRIAMSILYPWMLNLADYWLSCGDHNEIHLRHYGVSDEKIVRGCHPVDGERFEQSIAQNPDEILQIRQKLSWDSDTVIYGFAGKYIDRKNPFEFIEGIVKAHQRDPRIRGVMIGGGDLESEINTRLAALNGEVINLGFINQAKIPLYYAAMDVFVVTSWIDPHPLVVSEAMVSGTPPILSDRCGNWGYSDTVRHRYNGLVYPGGNPDALADAMLEMADSETRQRYSERSKEVFYGQDLNCEVNAFLEVIERIKHNRSETTCEVKSSISPGSANTVPN
- a CDS encoding glycosyltransferase family 4 protein, encoding MMKKKLLLVTFPVDFGSKTFERRYIDFFANHVDLRVYRFVPDQFVPTQKYSNSLLRLFLTVGKRSLASIELQKQIREANREGRSILFQGVSPALFAYPATKRSCSCIVTDWTRKLYEAIDGKTMSPPWLTFIHRQVLNSQKYVIGLTDAVLDEIARDYDVPHHKLRKGRLPFSVDLDLFIPSSDRNDGIVKILFVGGDFQRKGGDVLLNWFVKQHRPNLRMTIVTGQHPGNFSNVTIRTNIQYGQTEHIELFKGHDIFVLPTKCDAYPSVIGEAACAGLAVLTTKNALGASEIIQNGINGYICNSQEELLDQLSLLVQNKALIESMKQSSRQIMEQKFAMNLVLGDFMSCIFED